One genomic window of Bradyrhizobium sp. B124 includes the following:
- a CDS encoding cytochrome c: MAERLTKTAARNVFYGGSAFFFAIFVALTAHSHYYMVTKSTDTVTLTDSVARGKHVWEKNSCINCHTLLGEGAYFAPEVGNVWDRWGGREDPASAKEMVKAWMQAQPSGAPGRRQMPQFNLTDQELNDLADFLQWTDSIKRQNWPPNKAG; this comes from the coding sequence ATGGCTGAACGCCTCACGAAAACGGCTGCGCGGAACGTCTTCTACGGCGGCTCCGCGTTCTTCTTCGCGATCTTTGTCGCGCTCACCGCCCACAGTCACTACTACATGGTGACTAAATCGACCGACACCGTAACGCTGACGGATTCCGTCGCACGCGGCAAACACGTCTGGGAAAAGAATTCCTGCATCAATTGTCATACGCTGCTGGGCGAGGGCGCTTATTTCGCCCCCGAGGTCGGCAACGTCTGGGACCGCTGGGGCGGCAGGGAAGATCCCGCTTCCGCCAAGGAGATGGTGAAGGCCTGGATGCAGGCACAGCCGAGCGGCGCGCCCGGCCGTCGGCAGATGCCGCAGTTCAACCTGACGGACCAGGAACTCAACGACCTCGCCGATTTCCTGCAGTGGACCGACAGCATCAAGCGTCAGAACTGGCCGCCGAACAAGGCGGGCTGA
- a CDS encoding cytochrome c oxidase subunit 3 family protein: MSARDFEPREGEWEVFAELPGDPMMWVLIFSELAVFGLLLGAFSVARAVDPSGFADGQKLLDPGLAGLNTLVLVTSGWAAARGVLAAREGRRADCRRWLSLGIALGAAFVAIKLSEYCGEVASGAGLETSTFFTLYFLLTGFHLLHVVLGMTILAVVLRGADPHAVETGTSFWHMVDLVWVLIFPIVYLVR, translated from the coding sequence ATGTCGGCGCGGGATTTCGAACCGCGGGAAGGCGAATGGGAAGTCTTCGCCGAGTTGCCGGGCGACCCGATGATGTGGGTGCTGATTTTCAGCGAACTCGCGGTCTTCGGTCTCCTCCTCGGAGCCTTTTCGGTCGCGCGAGCGGTGGACCCCTCGGGCTTTGCTGACGGGCAGAAGCTGCTCGATCCGGGCCTCGCCGGCTTGAACACGCTGGTGTTGGTGACGAGCGGCTGGGCGGCCGCACGCGGCGTCTTGGCCGCGCGCGAAGGGAGGCGGGCCGATTGCCGGCGCTGGCTGTCGCTGGGGATCGCTCTAGGCGCGGCGTTTGTCGCCATCAAGCTATCCGAGTATTGCGGCGAGGTCGCTTCCGGTGCCGGTCTGGAGACCAGCACGTTCTTCACGCTGTACTTCCTCCTGACTGGATTCCACCTGCTGCATGTCGTGCTCGGGATGACAATCTTGGCCGTAGTTCTGCGGGGCGCAGACCCTCATGCGGTCGAGACCGGGACTTCGTTCTGGCACATGGTCGACCTCGTATGGGTCCTGATCTTTCCGATCGTCTATCTGGTGCGCTGA
- a CDS encoding DUF2478 domain-containing protein, with product MSVALSARTPEVVPPRTPSLAAIVYPQNIYPATAFEALVAACRRNRLSLAGVLQHLVDAASERRCDVLLEDLSTGHRTSIYEDRGAGASGCRLDESALAEVAARIESGLADAPDVLVLNKFGKAECGGGGLLDLIAKAMEYNITVVIGVPQNNLPAWRGFAGDFGTELSADIGEIERWVEGLRELAVPRIG from the coding sequence ATGTCTGTCGCGCTTTCCGCCCGGACGCCTGAAGTCGTCCCGCCGCGCACGCCATCGCTGGCGGCGATCGTTTATCCGCAGAACATATACCCTGCGACGGCCTTTGAGGCGCTGGTCGCAGCGTGTCGTCGCAACAGATTGTCGCTTGCCGGCGTCTTGCAGCACTTGGTTGACGCGGCGTCGGAGCGACGATGCGATGTCCTCCTGGAGGATTTAAGCACCGGTCATCGCACGTCGATCTATGAGGATCGCGGTGCCGGCGCGTCGGGCTGCCGGCTCGACGAGTCGGCGCTTGCAGAGGTCGCTGCGCGGATCGAAAGTGGCCTGGCCGATGCACCGGATGTGCTGGTGCTCAACAAATTCGGCAAGGCCGAATGCGGTGGTGGCGGACTGCTCGACCTCATTGCCAAGGCGATGGAGTACAATATCACCGTCGTGATCGGCGTTCCCCAGAACAATTTGCCCGCGTGGCGCGGTTTTGCCGGTGATTTCGGAACGGAGCTGTCTGCCGACATCGGCGAGATCGAAAGATGGGTGGAGGGCCTGCGCGAGCTTGCGGTCCCACGTATTGGATAG
- the mog gene encoding molybdopterin adenylyltransferase: MIDQREIGGTGFSRSLARIGILVVSDRASRGEYKDQGEEAINSFLAKTIRSNWITIVKIIPDGVESVAGALIEMSDRETCDLILTTGGTGPAPRDLTPEATRSVITRELAGFGELMRRVSLEQVPTAILSRQTAGTRGQCLIVNLPGRPSSIDICLGAVFPAIPYCLDLIGARPIEVNQDVCRAFRPDA; the protein is encoded by the coding sequence ATGATCGACCAACGTGAAATCGGTGGCACGGGCTTCTCCCGCAGCCTTGCGCGGATTGGCATTCTCGTGGTGTCCGACCGCGCCAGCCGGGGCGAATACAAGGACCAGGGTGAGGAGGCAATCAACAGCTTCCTGGCCAAAACCATCCGATCCAACTGGATCACGATCGTCAAGATCATCCCGGATGGTGTTGAAAGCGTTGCCGGCGCACTCATCGAAATGTCGGATCGGGAGACCTGCGACCTGATATTGACGACCGGCGGGACAGGGCCGGCGCCGCGCGATTTGACACCGGAGGCCACACGCAGCGTGATCACGCGCGAGCTTGCCGGCTTCGGCGAACTGATGCGCCGGGTCAGCCTGGAGCAGGTTCCGACCGCGATCCTCTCGCGGCAGACCGCTGGGACACGAGGCCAGTGTCTGATTGTCAATCTGCCCGGGCGGCCATCGTCGATCGACATCTGTCTCGGCGCCGTCTTCCCGGCCATTCCCTATTGCCTTGATCTGATAGGCGCACGTCCCATTGAGGTGAATCAAGATGTCTGTCGCGCTTTCCGCCCGGACGCCTGA
- a CDS encoding peptidylprolyl isomerase translates to MDCSLADSLPKPKTVSVNGTVIPREAIAREVQNHPAEKPILAWQAAARALVVRELLLQESRRLEVSAEPLRDAEGRSETPEEAAMRALIEREVVTPEPDDASCLRFYEQNQRRFRTGDLYEAAHILIAAPPNDAAARSSARETAEKILLSVREDPALFDQLARSRSDCRTSAENGGRLGQVTRGQTIEEFEVALARMHEGELAIVETRYGFHIVRLDRHAPGQILPFELARDRIADYLATSVQHRSLAQYVAVLAGRAEITGIAIAGASSPLLQ, encoded by the coding sequence ATGGATTGCTCGCTCGCCGACAGCCTCCCCAAGCCGAAGACCGTCAGCGTCAATGGCACCGTCATTCCGCGCGAGGCAATCGCGCGCGAGGTGCAGAACCATCCGGCGGAAAAGCCGATCCTGGCCTGGCAGGCAGCAGCACGGGCTTTGGTCGTGCGGGAATTGTTGCTGCAGGAGTCACGGCGCCTCGAAGTTTCCGCGGAGCCGCTGCGGGACGCCGAAGGTCGGAGCGAAACCCCCGAAGAGGCGGCAATGCGCGCACTGATCGAACGGGAGGTCGTCACGCCCGAGCCGGACGATGCCTCATGCCTGCGCTTCTATGAACAGAACCAGCGTCGTTTCAGGACCGGTGATCTCTACGAGGCCGCTCATATCCTGATCGCGGCTCCGCCGAATGATGCTGCTGCCCGAAGTAGCGCCCGCGAGACTGCGGAGAAGATACTGTTGTCCGTGCGAGAAGACCCCGCCCTGTTTGATCAATTGGCGCGCAGCCGTTCCGATTGCCGGACCTCCGCCGAGAACGGAGGCCGCCTCGGCCAGGTGACGCGTGGCCAGACGATCGAGGAATTCGAGGTGGCGCTGGCTCGCATGCACGAGGGCGAGCTCGCCATCGTCGAAACCCGCTATGGCTTCCACATCGTTCGGCTCGATCGGCACGCGCCGGGGCAGATCCTGCCGTTTGAGCTCGCTCGCGACCGCATCGCCGACTACCTCGCAACAAGTGTGCAGCACCGTTCACTCGCCCAATATGTCGCCGTGCTGGCCGGCCGTGCAGAGATCACCGGAATTGCAATCGCGGGCGCCAGCTCGCCGCTTCTGCAATAG
- the narI gene encoding respiratory nitrate reductase subunit gamma — protein MMQTLNAIVFGWYPYLCLTVFLFGSLVRFDREQYTWRSGSSQLLRRRQLVWGSNLFHVGILFIFFGHLVGLLTPIWVFDMLGVSHGFKQMLAIVAGGAAGLMCLVGISLLTHRRLFDPRIRANSSFGDTAILLILFAQLLLGLATIPVSLGHLDGHEMVKFMGWAQGILTLQPGIAANILDVHPLFKAHLVLGMTIFLIFPFTRLVHIWSAPVWYLGRRGYQVVRRRDAASRAADRPLQPAE, from the coding sequence ATCATGCAGACGCTCAATGCCATCGTCTTCGGCTGGTATCCGTACCTCTGCCTCACCGTCTTTCTGTTCGGCAGCCTAGTCCGCTTCGACCGCGAGCAATATACCTGGCGCAGTGGATCCAGCCAGTTGCTGCGGCGACGGCAGCTCGTCTGGGGCTCGAACCTATTCCACGTCGGAATTCTCTTCATCTTCTTCGGCCATCTCGTGGGACTGCTGACCCCGATCTGGGTATTCGACATGCTCGGCGTCTCGCATGGCTTCAAGCAGATGCTGGCGATCGTCGCGGGCGGCGCCGCCGGATTGATGTGCCTAGTCGGGATTTCGCTGTTGACGCACCGGAGGCTGTTCGATCCGCGCATTCGCGCCAACTCCTCCTTCGGCGACACCGCAATCCTCCTGATCCTGTTCGCCCAGCTGCTTCTCGGCCTTGCGACCATTCCCGTATCGCTCGGGCATCTCGATGGGCATGAGATGGTGAAGTTCATGGGATGGGCTCAGGGCATCCTGACGCTGCAGCCGGGCATCGCCGCCAACATTCTGGACGTGCACCCGCTCTTCAAGGCGCACCTCGTATTGGGCATGACGATCTTCCTCATCTTTCCCTTTACGCGATTGGTCCATATCTGGAGCGCGCCGGTCTGGTATCTTGGCCGCCGCGGCTATCAGGTCGTGCGCCGCCGCGACGCCGCCTCGCGCGCCGCCGACCGTCCTCTGCAACCTGCGGAGTAG
- the narJ gene encoding nitrate reductase molybdenum cofactor assembly chaperone, producing the protein MKTFKVLSALLSYPTEALIEAAPEFAAVLDAERLVPAACRGAVDVLIEEIAIGDLYDLQERYGLLFDRSKTLALHLFEHVHGESRDRGQAMVDLKAMYENAGLAIAANELPDYVPLFLEFLATQPFAEARELLGQTAHIFAALAERLGRRESSYKGVFDTLVKIAAEAPRRDIVDELLKAPETDPMDLVALDAAWEEEEVRFGPGSQGQSACGHETLIAKLRHARRAVGPAPSHPQ; encoded by the coding sequence ATGAAGACGTTCAAGGTCCTCTCGGCCCTTCTGAGCTATCCGACCGAGGCGTTGATCGAAGCCGCGCCGGAGTTTGCGGCGGTGCTCGATGCCGAGAGGCTGGTGCCGGCGGCGTGCCGCGGTGCGGTCGACGTGCTGATCGAGGAAATCGCCATCGGCGATCTCTACGACCTGCAGGAGCGTTACGGCCTGCTGTTCGATCGCAGCAAGACGCTTGCGCTGCATCTGTTCGAGCATGTCCACGGTGAAAGCCGCGATCGCGGCCAGGCCATGGTCGATCTCAAAGCCATGTACGAAAATGCGGGGTTGGCGATCGCGGCGAACGAATTGCCGGATTACGTGCCGCTGTTCCTCGAATTCCTGGCGACGCAACCGTTTGCGGAGGCGCGTGAGCTCCTCGGGCAGACTGCGCATATTTTCGCGGCGCTCGCCGAACGGCTCGGGCGACGCGAGTCGAGCTACAAGGGTGTTTTCGACACGCTGGTCAAGATCGCTGCCGAAGCGCCGCGCCGCGATATTGTCGACGAGCTTCTGAAGGCGCCCGAGACCGACCCGATGGATCTGGTGGCGCTCGACGCGGCTTGGGAAGAGGAAGAAGTCCGGTTCGGGCCCGGCTCGCAGGGGCAGAGCGCCTGCGGCCACGAAACCCTGATCGCAAAGCTTCGGCACGCCCGTCGCGCCGTCGGGCCGGCGCCGTCACACCCGCAATAG
- the narH gene encoding nitrate reductase subunit beta, whose amino-acid sequence MKIRAQIAMVLNLDKCIGCHTCSVTCKNVWTSREGMEYAWFNNVETKPGIGYPKDWENQARWKGGWKRNRNGSIQPRIGGKWRVLANIFANPDLPEIDDYYEPFTFDYQHLQQAPEMKAMPTARPRSLVSGERLEKIQWGPNWEEILGGEFEKRSQDYNFEGVQKDIYGQFENTFMMYLPRLCEHCLNPACVAACPSGAIYKREEDGIVLIDQDKCRGWRMCVSGCPYKKIYYNWSSGKSEKCIFCYPRIEAGQPTVCSETCVGRIRYLGVVLYDADRIAEAASKPDERDLYQAQLDIFLNPNDPQVIAEAERQGIPHAWLEAAKTSPIWKMAMEWKVAFPLHPEYRTLPMVWYVPPLSPITSAASAGKIGLDGGMPDVKSLRIPMRYLANLLTAGDEAPVTLALERMMAMRAYMRAKTLDGVVDEAIARRVGLKPAQIDEMYQIMAIANYEDRFVIPTAHRELGADAFDIRGSCGFTFGNGCSGGETETNLFGSPRKAKNPMEIA is encoded by the coding sequence ATGAAGATCCGCGCCCAGATCGCAATGGTGCTGAACCTCGACAAATGCATCGGGTGTCACACCTGCAGCGTCACCTGCAAGAACGTGTGGACCAGCCGTGAAGGCATGGAATATGCGTGGTTCAACAACGTCGAGACCAAGCCCGGTATCGGCTATCCCAAGGATTGGGAGAACCAGGCGCGCTGGAAGGGCGGTTGGAAGCGCAACCGCAACGGCTCGATCCAGCCGCGTATCGGCGGCAAGTGGCGGGTGCTGGCGAACATCTTCGCCAATCCTGATTTGCCCGAGATCGACGATTATTACGAGCCGTTCACCTTCGATTACCAGCATCTGCAGCAGGCGCCGGAAATGAAGGCGATGCCGACAGCTCGCCCGCGCTCGCTGGTCTCCGGCGAGCGGCTGGAGAAGATCCAGTGGGGCCCGAACTGGGAAGAAATCCTTGGCGGCGAGTTCGAAAAGCGCTCACAGGATTACAATTTCGAGGGCGTTCAGAAGGATATCTACGGCCAGTTCGAAAACACTTTCATGATGTACCTGCCACGGTTGTGCGAGCACTGCCTCAATCCGGCGTGCGTCGCGGCTTGTCCATCGGGCGCCATCTACAAGCGCGAAGAGGACGGCATCGTCCTGATCGACCAGGACAAGTGCCGTGGCTGGCGCATGTGCGTCTCCGGCTGCCCCTACAAGAAGATCTACTACAATTGGTCGTCTGGAAAATCGGAGAAGTGCATCTTCTGCTACCCGCGCATCGAAGCCGGTCAGCCGACGGTGTGTTCGGAGACCTGCGTCGGCCGTATCCGCTATCTCGGCGTCGTGCTGTACGACGCCGACCGCATCGCGGAAGCGGCGAGCAAGCCTGACGAACGTGATCTCTATCAGGCCCAGCTCGACATCTTCCTCAATCCGAACGATCCGCAGGTGATCGCCGAGGCCGAGCGGCAGGGCATTCCGCATGCCTGGCTCGAGGCGGCGAAGACCTCGCCGATCTGGAAGATGGCGATGGAGTGGAAGGTCGCATTCCCGCTGCATCCGGAATACCGCACCTTGCCGATGGTCTGGTACGTACCGCCGCTGTCGCCGATCACCTCGGCCGCCTCCGCCGGCAAGATCGGTCTTGACGGCGGCATGCCGGACGTCAAGTCGCTGCGGATTCCGATGCGCTACCTGGCCAATCTTCTGACCGCGGGCGATGAAGCGCCGGTGACGCTGGCACTCGAACGCATGATGGCGATGCGCGCCTATATGCGGGCCAAGACGCTCGACGGCGTCGTCGATGAAGCCATCGCCCGCCGGGTTGGTCTGAAGCCGGCCCAAATCGACGAGATGTACCAGATCATGGCGATCGCCAACTACGAGGATCGTTTCGTGATCCCGACCGCGCATCGCGAGCTCGGCGCCGACGCCTTCGACATCCGCGGCTCCTGCGGCTTCACCTTCGGCAATGGCTGCTCCGGCGGCGAGACCGAGACCAACCTGTTCGGTTCGCCCCGCAAGGCAAAGAATCCGATGGAGATCGCGTGA
- a CDS encoding nitrate reductase subunit alpha, which produces MSHFLDRLTFFTRAKPDFANGHGVTTTEDRSWEDGYRKRWQHDKIVRSTHGVNCTGSCSWKVYVKGGIVTWETQQTDYPRTRPDLPNHEPRGCARGASYSWYLYSGNRVKYPLVRSRLLKLWREARTVMAPVAAWKSIVEDPTKRAAYVQKRGLGGFVRASWTEVNEIVAAANAYTAKTYGPDRVFGFSPIPAMSMVSYAAGARYLSLLGGVCMSFYDWYCDLPPASPQTWGEQTDVPESADWYNSGFLILWGSNVPQTRTPDAHFYTEVRYKGAKSVVICPDYSEASKFADLWVSPKQGTDAALAMAMGHVILKEFHVDRQARYFNDYTRQYTDMPFLVRLVKSEGRLVPERFVRASDFATSLDEANNPEWKTVAYDEETGEIVVPNGSVGFRWGEQGKWNLEERDSMSRNTKLRLSLSDIRDELADVAFPYFGNREHDHFKGTDHPDVLTRKIPAKRIQLKDGEALVASVYDLFVANYGVDRGFGGEHLGNSYDDVQPYTPAWAERITGVPRDQIIAVAREFAANAEKTGGRSMVILGAGLNHWYHMDMNYRGIINMLVMCGCIGQSGGGWSHYVGQEKLRPQSGWTPLAFGLDWGRPPRQMNSTSAFYAHTDQWRYETLDVKEILSPTAPQGPWDGALIDYNVRAERMGWLPSAPQLETNPLEVSKLAAAAGLEPKDYVAKSLQSGELKLSCEDPDGPKNWPRNMFVWRSNLLGASGKGHEYFLKHLLGTKHGVLGKDLGEDGRKKPLEVKWHEDAPEGKLDLLVTLDFRMSTTCMYSDIVLPTATWYEKNDLNTSDMHPFIHPLSAAIDPVWESRSDWDIYKGIAEAFSKVAPEVLGVEKDVVLTPIMHDSPGEIAQPFDVKDWKTGAIDPIPGKTMPAVTVVERDYPNLYKRFTSLGPLMNKLGNGGKGMSWNTDHEVELLKKLNGVVTEEGASKGLARIESAIDACEVILSLAPETNGEVAVKAWSSLGNFTGRDHTHLAVPKEDEKIRYRDVVAQPRKIISSPIWSGLESDKVCYNAGYTNVHELIPWRTLTGRQQLYQDHLWMRAFGEGFCVYRPPIDTKTVKPVIDRRPNGNDSVVLNFITPHQKWGIHSTYTDNLLMLTLSRGGPIVWISELDAKAAGIVDNDWIEAYNTNGALVARAVVSQRVRQGMCMMYHAQEKIVNVPGSEQTGQRGGIHNSVTRTVLKPTHMIGGYVQQAYGFNYYGTVGANRDEFVIVRKMSKVDWLDTPAADQPGTSRLEAAQ; this is translated from the coding sequence ATGAGCCATTTCCTGGACAGGCTGACATTCTTCACGCGCGCCAAGCCGGATTTTGCCAACGGTCACGGCGTGACGACAACCGAGGACCGCTCCTGGGAGGACGGCTACCGGAAGCGCTGGCAGCACGACAAGATCGTGCGGTCGACACATGGCGTGAACTGTACCGGCTCCTGCTCGTGGAAGGTCTACGTCAAGGGGGGTATCGTCACCTGGGAAACCCAGCAGACCGACTATCCGCGCACACGCCCGGACCTTCCCAACCATGAACCTCGCGGCTGCGCGCGCGGCGCCAGCTATAGCTGGTACCTCTATTCCGGCAATCGCGTGAAATATCCGCTGGTGCGCTCGCGGCTGTTGAAGCTGTGGCGCGAGGCGCGCACTGTGATGGCACCGGTCGCGGCCTGGAAATCGATCGTCGAAGATCCGACGAAACGAGCGGCTTATGTGCAGAAGCGCGGCCTTGGCGGCTTCGTCCGCGCCAGCTGGACCGAGGTCAACGAGATCGTCGCCGCCGCAAACGCCTACACCGCGAAAACCTATGGTCCAGACCGCGTGTTCGGCTTCTCGCCGATTCCAGCGATGTCGATGGTGAGCTACGCGGCAGGTGCGCGCTACCTGTCGCTGCTCGGCGGCGTCTGCATGTCGTTCTACGACTGGTATTGCGATCTTCCGCCGGCCTCGCCGCAGACCTGGGGCGAGCAGACCGACGTGCCCGAAAGCGCAGACTGGTACAATTCCGGCTTCCTGATCCTGTGGGGATCGAACGTCCCGCAGACCCGCACGCCGGATGCGCATTTCTATACCGAGGTCCGCTACAAGGGCGCCAAGAGCGTCGTGATCTGTCCGGACTATTCGGAAGCTTCGAAATTCGCCGATCTCTGGGTGTCGCCCAAGCAAGGCACCGACGCGGCGCTGGCGATGGCCATGGGGCACGTGATCCTCAAGGAATTTCACGTCGATCGGCAGGCCAGATATTTCAACGACTACACGCGCCAGTATACGGATATGCCATTTCTGGTGCGGCTGGTGAAATCCGAGGGACGGCTCGTACCTGAGCGGTTCGTGCGCGCCTCGGATTTCGCCACTTCGCTCGATGAGGCCAACAATCCGGAGTGGAAGACGGTGGCCTATGACGAGGAAACCGGAGAGATCGTGGTCCCGAACGGCTCGGTCGGATTCCGCTGGGGCGAGCAGGGCAAATGGAATCTGGAGGAGCGGGACTCAATGAGCCGCAACACCAAGCTCCGGTTGTCGCTCAGCGATATCAGGGATGAACTGGCCGATGTGGCGTTTCCCTATTTCGGCAATCGCGAGCACGACCATTTCAAGGGAACCGACCATCCGGACGTCTTGACGCGCAAGATCCCCGCCAAGCGGATCCAGCTGAAGGACGGCGAGGCGCTGGTGGCGTCGGTCTACGACCTGTTCGTCGCCAATTACGGCGTCGATCGCGGCTTCGGCGGCGAGCATCTCGGCAACAGCTACGACGACGTCCAGCCCTATACGCCGGCGTGGGCGGAGAGAATCACCGGCGTGCCGCGCGATCAGATCATCGCGGTGGCGCGCGAATTCGCCGCCAATGCCGAGAAGACCGGCGGCCGCTCCATGGTCATCCTCGGCGCCGGGTTGAATCATTGGTATCACATGGACATGAACTACCGCGGCATCATCAACATGCTGGTGATGTGCGGCTGCATCGGACAGTCCGGCGGGGGCTGGTCGCATTACGTCGGTCAGGAGAAACTGCGGCCGCAGTCCGGCTGGACGCCGCTTGCCTTCGGTCTCGACTGGGGCCGCCCGCCGCGGCAGATGAATTCGACCTCGGCGTTCTATGCCCATACCGATCAATGGCGCTACGAGACGCTCGATGTGAAGGAAATTCTGTCACCGACGGCGCCGCAAGGTCCGTGGGACGGCGCGCTGATTGACTACAACGTTCGCGCCGAGCGGATGGGTTGGCTGCCTTCTGCACCGCAACTCGAGACCAACCCGTTGGAAGTTTCGAAGCTTGCGGCTGCCGCCGGGCTGGAGCCGAAGGATTACGTCGCCAAATCCCTCCAGTCTGGCGAACTGAAGCTGTCGTGCGAAGATCCCGATGGTCCGAAGAACTGGCCACGCAACATGTTCGTCTGGCGCTCGAACCTGCTGGGGGCGTCCGGCAAGGGGCATGAATACTTCCTGAAACATCTGCTGGGCACCAAGCACGGCGTGCTGGGTAAGGATCTCGGCGAGGACGGCAGGAAGAAGCCTCTTGAGGTCAAATGGCACGAAGACGCCCCGGAGGGAAAGCTCGATCTGCTGGTCACGCTGGACTTCCGGATGTCCACGACCTGCATGTACTCGGACATCGTGCTGCCAACCGCGACCTGGTACGAGAAGAACGATCTCAATACCTCCGACATGCATCCCTTCATTCACCCGCTGTCGGCGGCGATCGATCCGGTGTGGGAATCGCGGAGCGACTGGGACATCTACAAGGGCATCGCGGAAGCCTTCTCGAAGGTCGCACCCGAGGTGCTGGGCGTCGAGAAGGACGTCGTCCTCACCCCGATTATGCACGACAGTCCCGGCGAGATCGCCCAACCGTTCGACGTCAAGGACTGGAAGACGGGAGCAATCGATCCGATCCCCGGCAAGACCATGCCGGCGGTGACCGTGGTCGAGCGGGACTACCCGAACCTCTACAAGCGTTTCACTTCGCTCGGGCCGCTGATGAACAAGCTCGGCAATGGCGGCAAGGGCATGAGCTGGAACACCGATCATGAGGTCGAACTGCTCAAGAAGCTGAACGGCGTCGTAACGGAGGAAGGCGCGTCCAAAGGACTTGCTCGCATCGAGAGCGCGATCGACGCCTGCGAAGTCATCCTGAGCCTCGCTCCGGAAACCAACGGCGAGGTCGCGGTCAAGGCGTGGTCATCCCTCGGAAACTTCACCGGGCGAGATCACACCCATCTGGCCGTCCCCAAGGAGGACGAGAAGATCCGGTACCGCGACGTGGTTGCACAGCCGCGCAAGATCATTTCCTCGCCGATCTGGTCGGGCCTGGAGTCCGACAAGGTCTGTTATAACGCCGGCTACACCAACGTTCACGAGTTGATCCCGTGGCGCACGCTGACCGGTCGCCAGCAGCTCTATCAGGACCATCTGTGGATGCGCGCTTTCGGCGAGGGTTTCTGCGTCTACCGGCCGCCGATCGACACCAAGACGGTCAAGCCGGTGATCGACCGCAGGCCGAACGGCAACGACTCCGTGGTCTTGAACTTCATCACGCCGCACCAGAAGTGGGGCATTCACTCCACCTACACCGACAATCTCCTGATGCTGACGCTGTCGCGCGGCGGTCCGATCGTGTGGATCAGCGAACTCGACGCCAAGGCGGCGGGCATCGTCGATAACGACTGGATAGAGGCCTACAACACCAACGGCGCGCTGGTCGCACGCGCGGTGGTCTCGCAACGCGTCCGGCAAGGCATGTGTATGATGTATCATGCACAGGAGAAGATCGTGAATGTCCCGGGCTCCGAGCAGACCGGCCAGCGCGGCGGCATCCATAACTCCGTTACCCGTACCGTGCTCAAGCCGACCCACATGATCGGCGGCTACGTACAGCAAGCCTACGGCTTCAACTATTACGGCACGGTTGGCGCCAATCGCGACGAATTCGTCATCGTTCGCAAGATGTCGAAAGTCGACTGGCTCGACACGCCCGCCGCAGATCAACCCGGCACGTCCCGGCTGGAGGCCGCACAATGA